Proteins encoded within one genomic window of Ailuropoda melanoleuca isolate Jingjing chromosome 16, ASM200744v2, whole genome shotgun sequence:
- the LOC100468776 gene encoding LOW QUALITY PROTEIN: olfactory receptor 5J2 (The sequence of the model RefSeq protein was modified relative to this genomic sequence to represent the inferred CDS: substituted 1 base at 1 genomic stop codon) — protein MAEENYTSVIEFILLGLTDRADLKIMLFVLFLMIYVITLVGNLGMIFLIQITPKLHTLMFCFLSCLSFVDACYSSAISPKMLINLLVVRGTITFSACTVQHLCFGVFVTTESFLLSVMAXDRYVALVNPLLYGVAMSKRKCVGLVTGPWICGIINSLIHTVSLGRLSSCRLNVISHFFCDIPSLLKLSCSDTSLNELLLLTFSGVIAMATFLIVIISYVFIVFAILRIRSAAGRQKAFSTCASHLTAVTIFYGTLSFSYIQPSSQYSVEQEKVVSVFYTLVIPMLNPLIYSLRNKEVKDAVARAIEMKHFPC, from the coding sequence atggctGAAGAGAATTATACATCTGTTATTGAGTTTATTCTTTTGGGACTGACAGACCGTGCTGACCTGAAAATTATGCTTTTTGTGTTGTTCCTGATGATTTACGTCATTACCTTGGTGGGGAATCTGGGCATGATTTTCTTAATCCAAATCACTCCCAAGCTCCACACACTCATGTTCTGTTTCCTCAGCTGCCTTTCATTTGTAGATGCCTGCTATTCATCTGCAATCTCTCCAAAAATGCTGATCAACCTTCTTGTTGTGAGGGGAACCATTACTTTCTCTGCTTGTACGGTACAACATTTGTGTTTTGGGGTGTTTGTCACCACAGAAAGCTTTTTGTTGTCAGTGATGGCATAGGATCGGTATGTGGCTCTTGTCAACCCTTTGCTTTACGGTGTAGCCATGTCTAAGAGGAAGTGTGTAGGACTGGTCACTGGGCCCTGGATATGTGGAATAATTAACTCTTTAATACACACAGTAAGCTTGGGCAGACTGTCCTCCTGTAGGTTGAATGTTATCAGTCATTTCTTCTGTGATATTCCGTCACTCCTAAAGCTGTCATGTTCTGATACTTCCTTGAATGAACTGTTGCTCTTAACCTTCTCTGGAGTCATTGCCATGGCCACCTTCTTGATTGTGATCATTTCCTATGTGTTCATTGTTTTCGCTATCCTGAGGATCCGCTCAGCGGCAGGCAGACAgaaagccttctccacctgtgcctcccacctGACTGCGGTGACCATATTCTATGGTACCTTAAGCTTTAGTTACATCCAGCCAAGTTCCCAGTATTCTGTAGAACAGGAGAAGGTGGTTTCTGTGTTCTACACGCTAGTGATTCCCATGCTAAACCCACTGATTTACAGTCTGAgaaacaaagaggtaaaggatgCTGTGGCAAGGGCCATAGAAATGAAACATTTCCCCTGTTAA